One segment of Fructilactobacillus hinvesii DNA contains the following:
- the pyk gene encoding pyruvate kinase, with translation MKRTKIVSTLGPASNDVDTITTLLNSGANVFRFNFSHGDHEEHLSRMNMVKEAEKRTGKIAGILLDTKGAEIRTTEQVDGKIEFKTGDKFRISMDDSIKGTKDKIAVTYPGLYDDVKVGGLVLFDDGLVGTKILEKDDKNRELVVEVTNNGVLGSRKGVNAPGVSINLPGITEKDSDDIRFGCDHGINYIAASFVRKPQDVLDIRALLEEKNMQDVQIFPKIESQEGIDNFPEILKVSDGLMVARGDMGVEIPPENVPAVQKRLIKMCNEAGKPVITATQMLDSMQEEPRPTRAEVSDVANAVYDGTDATMLSGESANGDYPVAAVSMMARIDEVSDGLFPEFGTARPEFKDGDVTEALGESVARIAKDMGIHTIVVATGSGYTARMISKYHPDANILALTFDDRVRRGLTVNWAVNPVLVEKPESAEAMMNLAVSKAVETGLAKEGEEIIVTTGVPLGDEGTTNTVRVQLIGTKLAQGQGIGDETVIGKAVVAANADEANQKAVDGSVLVVNDTNKDYLPAMKKASAIVVETGGLTSYAAVIGISLDVPVIVAAHNATSTITDGEVVTVDARRGVVYQGTQVKND, from the coding sequence ATGAAGAGAACAAAAATCGTAAGTACACTTGGACCTGCTTCAAATGATGTAGATACCATTACTACCTTGTTGAATAGTGGTGCAAATGTTTTTCGTTTTAACTTTTCCCATGGGGATCATGAAGAACACTTATCACGGATGAACATGGTAAAAGAAGCGGAAAAGAGAACTGGTAAGATTGCTGGGATTCTCTTGGATACTAAGGGTGCTGAAATCCGGACGACTGAACAAGTCGATGGCAAGATCGAATTTAAGACCGGTGACAAGTTCCGAATTTCCATGGATGATAGCATTAAAGGTACAAAAGACAAGATTGCCGTAACTTACCCAGGACTTTACGATGATGTTAAAGTTGGTGGCCTTGTTCTCTTTGATGATGGTTTGGTAGGAACCAAAATTTTGGAAAAGGATGACAAGAACCGTGAATTAGTAGTGGAAGTTACTAACAACGGTGTCCTTGGATCTCGAAAAGGGGTTAACGCTCCTGGAGTATCCATTAACCTGCCAGGAATCACCGAAAAAGACTCTGATGACATCCGCTTTGGTTGTGATCACGGCATTAACTACATCGCTGCTTCATTTGTACGGAAGCCCCAAGATGTGTTGGACATTCGCGCATTGTTAGAAGAAAAGAACATGCAAGACGTTCAAATCTTCCCTAAGATCGAATCACAAGAAGGAATTGACAACTTCCCTGAAATCTTAAAGGTTTCTGATGGATTGATGGTTGCTCGGGGAGACATGGGGGTTGAAATTCCACCTGAAAATGTTCCAGCCGTACAAAAGCGCTTAATCAAGATGTGTAACGAAGCTGGCAAGCCAGTGATTACCGCAACCCAGATGTTAGACTCAATGCAAGAAGAACCTCGTCCTACGCGGGCTGAAGTTTCTGACGTTGCAAACGCTGTTTACGATGGAACTGATGCTACGATGCTTTCTGGTGAAAGTGCCAACGGGGACTACCCAGTTGCTGCTGTTTCCATGATGGCTCGGATTGATGAAGTTTCTGATGGACTGTTCCCTGAATTTGGAACTGCTCGTCCAGAATTCAAAGACGGTGACGTTACTGAAGCCCTTGGTGAATCGGTTGCTCGGATTGCTAAGGACATGGGCATTCACACGATTGTGGTTGCAACTGGATCTGGTTACACCGCTCGGATGATTTCGAAGTACCACCCAGATGCTAACATTTTAGCTTTAACCTTTGACGATCGGGTTCGTCGGGGCTTGACGGTTAACTGGGCTGTTAACCCAGTGCTCGTTGAAAAACCAGAATCAGCAGAAGCAATGATGAACTTGGCTGTTTCTAAAGCAGTTGAAACTGGTTTAGCTAAGGAAGGCGAAGAAATCATCGTAACGACCGGTGTTCCGTTAGGTGACGAAGGAACTACTAACACGGTTCGGGTTCAATTAATTGGAACTAAGTTAGCCCAAGGTCAAGGAATTGGTGACGAAACGGTGATTGGTAAAGCAGTTGTTGCTGCCAATGCTGATGAAGCTAACCAAAAGGCCGTTGACGGTAGTGTCTTGGTTGTAAATGACACTAACAAAGATTACTTGCCAGCAATGAAGAAAGCAAGTGCTATCGTAGTTGAAACTGGTGGTTTAACTTCTTACGCTGCTGTAATTGGTATTTCTTTGGATGTTCCAGTGATTGTAGCTGCTCACAACGCTACTTCAACTATTACTGATGGTGAAGTAGTGACAGTTGATGCTCGTCGCGGTGTGGTTTACCAAGGAACACAAGTTAAAAACGATTAA
- a CDS encoding S1 RNA-binding domain-containing protein — protein MNNTIGTIITTTVIDENEQEYFVQKDGITYSLGKSEIKKPLKPGSSFRGFAYENEQHGLRITRNVPAIGFDRYGWGKVVSKKFGLGVFVDMGLPDKDLAISMDDLPALRELWPDVGDQLLVALKRDRKGRLWGELADDEIFKAISQPAGNPKLKNRTLTARVINPKKMGTQVLTTQHYVGFIDKSEEEQQPRLGEAVSARVIGIRPNKTLYLSLRPRAYEAINDDAEMIYRTLMMRADHFLPYNDHSDPADIQTYFGISKAQFKRAIGHLFKHHKLTITPAGIELVEDQHEG, from the coding sequence ATGAATAATACAATTGGAACAATAATTACCACTACGGTAATTGATGAAAATGAACAAGAGTATTTTGTCCAAAAAGACGGGATTACGTATTCATTAGGCAAAAGTGAAATTAAGAAACCGTTAAAACCGGGAAGTAGTTTTCGCGGCTTTGCTTACGAAAATGAACAACATGGCTTGCGGATTACGCGCAACGTCCCCGCAATTGGTTTTGACCGGTATGGCTGGGGGAAAGTGGTTAGCAAAAAGTTTGGGCTAGGAGTCTTTGTTGATATGGGATTACCCGATAAGGATCTTGCCATTTCAATGGATGATTTACCGGCTTTACGTGAATTGTGGCCTGATGTAGGGGATCAGCTGTTAGTGGCCTTGAAACGAGATCGCAAGGGACGACTATGGGGCGAACTGGCCGATGACGAAATTTTTAAGGCGATTTCACAACCGGCTGGAAACCCCAAACTAAAGAATCGAACTTTGACCGCGCGTGTAATTAATCCCAAGAAAATGGGAACGCAGGTTTTAACCACTCAACACTACGTGGGATTCATTGATAAATCTGAAGAAGAACAGCAACCGCGGTTAGGGGAAGCTGTTTCCGCTCGGGTAATTGGCATTCGTCCGAATAAAACTCTTTATCTGTCGTTACGTCCACGGGCTTATGAAGCAATTAACGATGATGCGGAAATGATCTATCGTACGTTAATGATGCGGGCGGACCACTTTTTACCGTATAACGATCATAGTGATCCGGCAGACATTCAAACCTACTTTGGGATTAGTAAGGCCCAGTTCAAACGAGCAATCGGGCACTTGTTTAAGCACCACAAACTAACAATTACTCCAGCCGGAATCGAATTGGTGGAAGATCAGCATGAAGGATGA
- the xerD gene encoding site-specific tyrosine recombinase XerD, with translation MKDEVDNYLHYLVVERGLAENSVQSYRQDLMQFVDYLQNHQLTSWGAVDQFTILSYLETEKKAGKARNSVIHIVSSLRKFFQYLMRLKRIQVDPMQKIATPKRGVHLPAVLNDQELHRLLAVPNVQKKLGIRDRAILEVLYATGLRVSELVHLKLQDLHLEMQLIQTLGKGHKERIVPIDVVAISWLARYLDEVRPALLKQTKTPYVFLNSRGNQLSRQSVWKMLKQTAIAAGIQKNITPHTLRHTFATHLLENGADLRTVQELLGHADISTTQIYTHVSHEHLTQEYQKYHPRA, from the coding sequence ATGAAGGATGAGGTAGATAACTATCTGCACTATCTGGTGGTAGAACGAGGATTAGCAGAAAATTCCGTGCAAAGTTATCGTCAGGATTTGATGCAGTTTGTCGATTATTTACAAAACCACCAACTAACGAGTTGGGGTGCCGTCGACCAATTTACGATTTTAAGTTATTTAGAAACGGAAAAGAAGGCTGGAAAAGCTCGAAACTCCGTGATTCATATTGTGTCGTCTTTACGTAAGTTTTTTCAGTACTTGATGCGCCTGAAACGGATTCAGGTTGATCCCATGCAAAAGATTGCCACCCCCAAGCGGGGGGTTCATCTTCCTGCCGTGTTGAATGACCAAGAGTTGCACCGGTTGTTGGCTGTTCCCAACGTCCAAAAAAAGTTGGGGATACGAGATCGGGCAATTTTAGAGGTGTTATATGCGACGGGGTTACGGGTGTCTGAGTTAGTGCATCTTAAATTGCAGGATCTTCACCTTGAAATGCAGTTGATTCAAACCCTTGGAAAGGGGCACAAGGAGCGAATCGTTCCCATTGACGTAGTGGCAATTAGTTGGCTTGCACGGTATCTGGATGAAGTCCGGCCGGCATTATTGAAACAGACGAAAACCCCGTATGTTTTCTTAAATTCCCGAGGCAACCAACTGAGTCGGCAGAGTGTCTGGAAAATGTTGAAACAAACCGCAATCGCTGCTGGCATCCAAAAAAACATTACTCCCCATACGCTGCGCCATACGTTTGCAACTCATTTGTTAGAAAATGGTGCTGATCTGCGAACGGTACAGGAACTACTCGGGCACGCTGATATTTCAACCACCCAAATTTATACGCATGTTTCTCACGAACATTTAACTCAGGAATATCAGAAATATCATCCTCGGGCGTAG
- a CDS encoding riboflavin biosynthesis protein RibT, producing the protein MLYKYQPENEKVVLGILTLSQRSHQIEFLQEEIQWYEDGDNRDLYLWKDQFNNWAGVIGIEEQPQCLLVRKMILTPDADTYFNAFRVLDNLKNLYPNLPFLGTLQNQEVITRWERNNE; encoded by the coding sequence ATGTTATATAAATACCAACCAGAAAACGAAAAAGTGGTCCTAGGAATTTTAACGTTATCCCAGCGCTCCCATCAAATTGAATTTTTACAGGAAGAGATTCAGTGGTACGAAGACGGTGATAATCGAGATTTGTACCTGTGGAAGGATCAATTTAATAACTGGGCAGGGGTCATTGGCATTGAAGAGCAGCCCCAGTGCTTATTGGTCCGCAAAATGATTCTCACCCCGGATGCGGATACCTATTTTAATGCCTTTCGGGTTCTCGATAATCTCAAGAATTTGTATCCTAACCTTCCGTTCCTAGGAACGTTGCAAAATCAAGAAGTGATCACGCGATGGGAGCGAAATAATGAGTAA
- a CDS encoding segregation and condensation protein A produces MSKSKLKIHLADFDGPLELLLHLIKAAQMDIYDINIKEITDQYVSYLQEMKEAQLDVAGEFFVMAANLMHIKSQWLLAEEIEDEEPDEDPRADLVEQLLEYKRYQQAAQTLQKREKHQQKVHTLVPVKAETEVEIQADEFEVTELAKAWQRIVRRHRQLNVGPVNQIEEWQFSINEQAELIVQKVIQSGRRTCLFSELFVSQASLEEVVTDFLAVLTLAKQRVVRLTQPRGKTDFIIEGGKNNNDD; encoded by the coding sequence ATGAGTAAATCAAAGCTAAAAATCCACCTTGCAGATTTTGACGGTCCCTTAGAACTCTTGCTACACCTCATTAAAGCAGCACAAATGGATATCTATGACATTAATATTAAAGAGATTACCGACCAGTATGTGAGTTATTTACAAGAAATGAAGGAAGCCCAGTTAGACGTTGCGGGGGAGTTCTTTGTGATGGCTGCTAACTTGATGCACATTAAATCACAGTGGCTTTTAGCCGAGGAAATTGAAGACGAAGAGCCAGACGAAGACCCACGAGCAGATTTGGTGGAACAACTATTAGAATACAAACGATATCAACAAGCAGCCCAAACCCTGCAAAAGCGGGAAAAACATCAACAAAAGGTGCATACGCTGGTTCCAGTTAAAGCGGAAACTGAAGTTGAGATTCAAGCCGATGAGTTTGAAGTAACAGAACTTGCCAAAGCTTGGCAGCGGATTGTGCGACGCCACCGCCAGCTGAACGTAGGCCCCGTAAATCAGATTGAAGAGTGGCAATTTAGTATCAACGAACAGGCTGAATTGATTGTTCAAAAAGTAATTCAATCGGGGCGACGGACTTGTTTATTTTCGGAGTTGTTTGTTTCCCAAGCTAGTTTAGAAGAAGTCGTGACGGACTTTTTGGCAGTCTTAACCCTGGCAAAGCAACGGGTAGTGCGACTTACGCAACCACGGGGAAAAACTGATTTCATCATCGAAGGTGGGAAAAATAATAATGACGATTAG
- the scpB gene encoding SMC-Scp complex subunit ScpB has protein sequence MTISAELEALIYAAGTTGIEIKQLAQLTNRSMAVVRENVFKLVQASENDERGLVIQQTGELVSMGTKSEYDAVVRKIMNEDDSLLTPAMLETLTIVAYQQPVTRLMVDEVRGVNSSVSLKNLQSLGLVVISGQADEPGNPSLYQTTDLFLHAFGLVDLSKLPPLPAEEQPGEETMYRTMNHDEGESE, from the coding sequence ATGACGATTAGTGCTGAACTAGAAGCTTTAATTTATGCAGCCGGAACAACGGGAATTGAGATTAAGCAGCTAGCCCAATTAACTAACCGATCGATGGCAGTGGTCAGAGAAAATGTGTTTAAACTTGTGCAAGCAAGTGAAAATGACGAACGCGGACTCGTAATCCAGCAAACTGGAGAGTTGGTTTCAATGGGAACGAAATCAGAATATGATGCAGTCGTTCGAAAGATTATGAACGAGGATGATTCGTTGTTAACGCCTGCCATGTTAGAAACGTTAACGATTGTGGCGTACCAACAGCCGGTAACCAGATTAATGGTAGATGAAGTGCGTGGGGTGAATAGTTCGGTTTCGTTGAAAAATCTTCAAAGTCTGGGACTAGTTGTGATTAGTGGCCAGGCGGATGAACCGGGGAATCCGAGTCTTTACCAAACAACGGACTTATTTTTACATGCTTTTGGGTTAGTAGACTTAAGCAAGTTACCTCCACTCCCAGCAGAGGAGCAGCCGGGTGAAGAAACAATGTATCGCACGATGAATCATGATGAAGGAGAATCAGAATGA
- a CDS encoding pseudouridine synthase: protein MSERLQKVMAHAGIASRRASEQLIETGHVRVNGKVVTTLGTKVTAADRIEVDHKPIQKEAPVYFLFNKPRGVITSATDEKHRKTVLDYFQHQVSERIYPVGRLDYDTTGALLVTNDGELDYLLTHPKHEIPKTYLAKVTGIPNATDFHRLETGVKLDANHRSAPAEVRLAKKMGNDNQNALVELTIHEGRNHEVKKMLQAVGHPVEKLKRTAFAGLKLADLEPGQWRSLNKREVRDLWELAKGEQQNEVK, encoded by the coding sequence ATGAGTGAAAGATTACAAAAGGTAATGGCGCACGCTGGAATTGCTTCCCGTCGGGCCAGTGAACAATTAATTGAGACTGGGCATGTCCGAGTGAACGGCAAAGTGGTAACCACCCTAGGAACCAAGGTAACGGCAGCAGATCGAATTGAAGTTGATCATAAACCAATTCAAAAGGAAGCACCGGTGTATTTTTTGTTCAATAAGCCGCGTGGAGTGATCACTTCAGCTACTGACGAAAAGCACCGAAAAACCGTTTTAGACTATTTTCAACACCAAGTTTCAGAGCGGATTTATCCGGTGGGACGCTTAGACTACGATACGACGGGAGCACTGCTTGTAACCAACGACGGGGAACTAGATTATTTGTTGACCCATCCGAAACACGAAATTCCGAAAACATATTTAGCAAAGGTGACGGGAATTCCTAACGCCACCGATTTTCACCGCTTAGAAACGGGAGTGAAATTAGACGCTAATCATCGAAGTGCACCGGCTGAGGTTCGCTTGGCAAAAAAGATGGGAAATGACAACCAAAATGCGTTAGTGGAACTAACCATTCACGAAGGTCGCAACCACGAAGTGAAAAAAATGTTGCAAGCGGTTGGTCATCCAGTGGAAAAATTAAAGCGCACGGCCTTTGCGGGGCTAAAATTAGCGGATTTAGAACCCGGGCAGTGGCGCTCCTTAAATAAACGAGAGGTTAGAGACCTGTGGGAACTAGCGAAAGGAGAGCAGCAAAATGAAGTCAAATAA
- a CDS encoding ECF transporter S component: MKSNNQELKRMVLIAMLGAIAYLLMFVSFPILPYVPFLKLDFADVPILLGLLMLGPVAAIEITILKLFLYWMTMGFSVIELVGLLGSLVASLLLIISFWLMKKWLLAGSKKKGLAIVCAAVVLAVGMSLLNYFILMPVYINVAGFKLSISLPKLILIGVFPFNLIKGVVDGALLVLIYGRLKNWIAQR; encoded by the coding sequence ATGAAGTCAAATAATCAAGAACTAAAACGGATGGTGCTCATTGCCATGTTAGGGGCAATTGCCTACTTATTAATGTTCGTTTCGTTTCCGATTTTACCGTATGTTCCTTTTTTAAAGCTTGATTTTGCGGACGTTCCCATTTTATTAGGGCTATTAATGCTCGGACCGGTAGCAGCTATTGAAATTACCATCTTGAAGCTCTTTTTATATTGGATGACAATGGGCTTTTCGGTCATCGAACTAGTAGGGCTGCTCGGATCGTTGGTGGCTTCCCTCCTACTGATCATTAGCTTCTGGTTGATGAAAAAATGGTTACTGGCTGGATCCAAGAAAAAAGGGCTGGCAATTGTGTGCGCAGCTGTGGTCCTGGCCGTGGGAATGAGTCTCTTAAACTACTTCATCCTTATGCCCGTTTACATTAACGTAGCTGGATTTAAACTTTCGATTTCGCTTCCGAAACTAATTCTGATTGGGGTCTTTCCTTTCAACCTTATTAAGGGTGTGGTTGATGGAGCCCTGTTAGTCTTAATTTACGGACGGCTAAAGAATTGGATTGCCCAGCGCTAA
- a CDS encoding helix-turn-helix domain-containing protein, which yields MSSLDQELSLLLVDQREWRRPRSLENLVKGKRTVATLYWGLRYQLLGLLGIARYLEVSKLDFVGLEQQRLLQTNAGKVRLTPLGAQQQAKLKAQLQMGWKVRFQTTDLMRLKHRFLLLIQVASEYHHHQNQYFVLKTSLREQQWIKRYFGQLRSGKKLEQFPDNVSAFLAKLPEVVAQVVGAELVGYHNNGRTRDQIAQELCQSSLAIAFLELTALAALVDWGSAHPDSLLTPLKNGLERGLISKNAVQTLRLYQANHSLKQVARKQRIRLSTVQEHLLEVAIYLPIAQFPYLDFVSAEMKQDLMERLGTDLDDWQFEAERDSELSFFQFRLIQIWITKGQREDQKHGSAD from the coding sequence ATGTCTAGTTTAGACCAGGAGCTTAGCCTACTGTTAGTGGATCAAAGGGAATGGCGTCGTCCCCGGTCATTAGAGAACCTCGTGAAGGGAAAACGGACGGTAGCTACCTTATATTGGGGCTTGCGCTATCAACTACTAGGCTTACTAGGAATCGCTCGTTACTTAGAGGTTAGTAAATTGGATTTTGTGGGTCTAGAGCAGCAACGGTTACTTCAAACAAACGCTGGTAAAGTCCGATTAACGCCACTAGGTGCTCAGCAACAAGCAAAACTAAAAGCACAATTGCAAATGGGCTGGAAAGTACGGTTTCAAACGACCGATTTAATGCGGTTAAAGCATCGTTTTTTATTACTAATCCAAGTTGCTTCGGAGTATCATCATCACCAAAATCAATATTTTGTGCTTAAAACTTCCTTACGAGAACAGCAGTGGATAAAGCGTTATTTTGGACAATTACGGTCGGGGAAAAAATTAGAGCAATTTCCAGACAATGTGAGTGCTTTTTTAGCGAAGTTACCAGAGGTAGTTGCTCAGGTGGTGGGAGCAGAATTAGTGGGTTATCACAATAACGGCCGTACCCGGGATCAAATTGCCCAAGAATTATGCCAAAGTTCTTTAGCCATCGCTTTTTTGGAACTGACCGCATTAGCTGCACTAGTTGACTGGGGTTCTGCCCACCCTGATTCACTTCTAACGCCATTGAAAAATGGGTTAGAACGCGGCTTGATTAGTAAAAATGCGGTCCAAACGCTGCGTCTTTATCAAGCAAACCACTCGTTGAAACAAGTGGCCCGGAAACAACGAATCCGTTTATCAACGGTTCAGGAACATCTCTTGGAAGTAGCGATCTACCTTCCGATTGCGCAGTTTCCCTATCTTGATTTTGTGAGTGCTGAGATGAAGCAGGATTTAATGGAACGGTTAGGGACAGATTTGGATGACTGGCAATTTGAAGCAGAGCGCGATTCTGAATTATCTTTTTTCCAATTTCGATTGATTCAAATTTGGATTACGAAGGGTCAACGGGAGGATCAGAAACATGGATCAGCTGACTAA
- a CDS encoding RecQ family ATP-dependent DNA helicase, with amino-acid sequence MDQLTKLLQTQFGFCDFRPGQKEAVEKLLHGESVLAVLPTGAGKTLIYQLYGCITKRPVIIVSPLLSLMADQVERMQAQGEKRVVAINSQQNWLERQQTLNHLDQYRFIFVAPESLANPELLQRLAATNPGLFVVDEAHCISQWAVDFRPDYLDLGTYWRTVGKPQLLLLTATASPKVQTDILRKLRVKTISRVILDVDRPNIFLAEQTLASETEKQKWLVTFFQQTAGPAIIYFSSKKRANQMAATLQAETELEVAPYHADLDPETRFKVQHQFMDDQLQVICATTAFGMGIDKPNVRVVIHYHLPQDLESYLQEIGRAGRDGKQSLALMLYTPGDETLALNLIDRALPTEIDLNRYEQHQSLEEQKQRLIQYYSEHHVSSQRMLQLFQTERIRKEQALYQVVRYALTTKCRRIELLRNFTSQPPQVHQWCCDVDQPEWTVPQLNLKVAPRKKQSAVKDWREVMAELF; translated from the coding sequence ATGGATCAGCTGACTAAATTATTACAGACTCAGTTTGGCTTTTGTGATTTTCGGCCGGGACAAAAAGAGGCGGTTGAAAAATTGCTGCATGGTGAATCAGTTTTAGCGGTCTTACCGACAGGAGCCGGGAAGACCTTGATTTATCAACTGTATGGCTGCATTACCAAACGTCCGGTGATCATCGTCTCGCCCTTGCTTTCGTTAATGGCAGATCAAGTTGAACGAATGCAGGCTCAAGGGGAAAAGCGGGTTGTTGCCATTAATTCGCAACAAAATTGGTTGGAACGCCAACAGACTTTAAATCATTTAGACCAGTATCGATTTATTTTTGTGGCCCCAGAAAGTTTAGCTAATCCGGAACTATTACAACGCTTGGCTGCTACTAACCCAGGGTTATTTGTTGTGGACGAAGCCCACTGTATTTCACAATGGGCGGTAGACTTTCGCCCCGATTACTTAGATTTGGGGACCTATTGGAGGACAGTTGGGAAACCACAGTTACTCTTACTAACGGCCACTGCTTCTCCCAAAGTTCAAACCGATATTTTGCGTAAATTACGGGTGAAAACAATCTCTCGTGTAATTTTAGACGTGGATCGGCCAAACATTTTTTTAGCGGAGCAAACCCTTGCTTCAGAAACTGAAAAACAAAAGTGGTTAGTGACTTTTTTTCAGCAGACGGCGGGTCCCGCTATCATCTACTTTTCTAGTAAAAAGCGGGCTAATCAAATGGCAGCTACGTTACAGGCAGAAACAGAACTGGAAGTTGCCCCTTATCATGCTGATCTTGATCCAGAAACCCGGTTTAAGGTGCAGCATCAATTTATGGATGATCAACTGCAGGTAATTTGTGCGACCACAGCCTTTGGTATGGGAATTGATAAACCTAACGTTCGGGTCGTAATTCACTATCATTTGCCTCAAGATTTAGAAAGTTATCTCCAAGAAATTGGGCGGGCTGGGCGAGATGGAAAGCAGAGCCTGGCATTAATGTTGTACACGCCTGGAGATGAAACGTTAGCGTTGAATCTAATTGACCGGGCTTTGCCGACTGAGATTGATTTGAATCGGTATGAACAGCATCAATCTTTAGAAGAACAGAAGCAGCGTCTTATTCAGTATTACTCTGAACATCACGTTTCTAGTCAGCGGATGTTGCAATTATTCCAAACGGAGCGAATACGGAAGGAACAAGCCCTTTATCAGGTTGTTCGTTACGCACTAACGACGAAGTGTCGCAGAATTGAATTACTACGTAATTTTACAAGTCAACCGCCCCAAGTACATCAATGGTGTTGTGATGTAGATCAACCAGAGTGGACGGTACCACAATTAAATTTAAAAGTAGCACCGCGAAAAAAGCAATCTGCTGTAAAAGACTGGCGGGAAGTTATGGCTGAGTTATTTTAA
- a CDS encoding LysM peptidoglycan-binding domain-containing protein encodes MEKRNQPGNSEHAEQPWEQSFDDDPSAAASNSDLKQPNDPKRPSRMALRKRRGNIKVIVTILVSIVVLIAVFALAFGMSQQNSLNDGSKQTTSKTTKQASKKPAKQTQKKQPKKQNKRNKTNNKQLDNTTEQQTNTEQDTDNTTASQPSSSQSQTTTSAPTTETTTGAGQSKQSYSQNQTTNSETTSKNYVVVQQHEGLYRIAQNAGISMQQLEQLNGLTPQSVIMPGQKLRIR; translated from the coding sequence TTGGAGAAACGAAATCAACCAGGAAATTCAGAGCACGCAGAACAACCGTGGGAACAATCTTTTGACGATGATCCTTCGGCCGCAGCATCTAATTCAGATTTAAAACAGCCAAATGATCCAAAACGACCATCACGAATGGCTTTGCGGAAACGACGCGGAAACATCAAGGTGATTGTGACCATTTTAGTTTCAATCGTAGTCCTCATTGCGGTATTCGCTTTGGCATTTGGGATGTCACAGCAAAATAGTTTAAATGATGGTAGCAAACAGACGACGAGCAAAACTACCAAGCAGGCCTCGAAAAAGCCAGCGAAGCAAACGCAGAAAAAGCAGCCTAAGAAACAGAACAAACGGAATAAGACCAATAATAAGCAGCTGGATAACACTACGGAACAGCAAACAAATACCGAGCAAGACACTGATAACACAACTGCTTCGCAACCAAGTAGTTCACAATCACAGACTACTACTTCTGCTCCAACCACAGAAACTACAACTGGTGCTGGACAAAGCAAACAAAGTTATAGCCAGAATCAGACGACTAATTCGGAAACAACCTCCAAGAACTACGTTGTCGTACAACAACATGAAGGATTGTATCGAATTGCCCAAAATGCAGGAATTAGTATGCAACAATTGGAACAGTTAAACGGCTTAACCCCCCAGAGCGTAATTATGCCTGGACAAAAATTAAGAATTAGATAG
- the cmk gene encoding (d)CMP kinase: MHAQGLQVAIDGPASAGKSTVAKIVAQRFSYVYVDTGAMYRTITLVALEAQVDLTNEAQIMNLLQQTQITFRPGEPVQHVFANQTEVTNAIRSETVTNNVSTVAALPQVRSALVKRQQEIAADGGVVMDGRDIGTTVLPNAEVKIFLIASVEQRAERRYLENQAKGITTSLSDLQTEIAERDYKDSHRAVSPLQKAQDAVEIDTTTLTINQVVAKIAQLIDEKLNLTKN, translated from the coding sequence ATGCACGCACAAGGATTACAAGTTGCCATTGATGGCCCGGCCTCGGCTGGTAAAAGCACGGTCGCTAAAATTGTGGCCCAACGATTTTCATATGTTTATGTTGATACGGGTGCCATGTACCGTACCATTACGCTGGTAGCTCTTGAGGCCCAAGTTGATTTAACCAATGAAGCTCAGATTATGAATTTGTTACAACAAACGCAAATTACATTTCGTCCAGGCGAACCAGTTCAACACGTCTTTGCTAATCAAACTGAAGTAACGAATGCGATTCGATCCGAAACGGTGACAAATAATGTTTCCACGGTTGCAGCCCTGCCACAGGTTCGCTCTGCTTTGGTGAAACGACAACAAGAAATTGCGGCAGATGGGGGAGTGGTCATGGATGGTCGTGACATTGGAACGACCGTTTTACCCAATGCCGAAGTTAAGATCTTTTTAATTGCAAGCGTCGAGCAACGAGCAGAACGTCGCTACTTAGAAAATCAGGCCAAGGGCATTACGACTAGTTTGTCTGATTTACAGACAGAAATTGCTGAACGTGACTATAAAGATTCGCATCGCGCGGTTTCTCCATTGCAAAAAGCACAAGATGCGGTTGAAATTGATACAACTACTCTTACCATTAATCAAGTTGTGGCTAAAATTGCCCAATTAATTGATGAAAAGCTAAATCTTACTAAAAATTAA